The Plasmodium knowlesi strain H genome assembly, chromosome: 14 genome has a segment encoding these proteins:
- a CDS encoding transmembrane emp24 domain-containing protein, putative, producing the protein MAFLKIPVVVLLLLVFLSHLARCTHFIIGPLEKDCIHFRVEKNNTIVGSYEIIDKSALCLMYIVNRNDKKKEKIFKSQSIQDKFEIKVAKPGIYSFCYANQKNAEITVMFTLRVKESHDMVDMELGTADDVEKINNQTFQLYEQFFEVYEEQEKMMETADLYKQFNEKMNSKLILWSEVQIILLILLTIIHIFYIKSFFDIKTIV; encoded by the exons atggcctttttaaaaatcccCGTTGTTGTATTACTCCTGCTGGTGTTCCTATCGCACCTAGCGCGCTGCACCCACTTTATCATAGGTCCTCTGGAAAAGGATTGCATTCATTTCCGAGTTGAGAAAAATAACACCATTGTTGG GTCATATGAAATAATCGACAAGAGCGCATTGTGTTTAATGTACATAGTCAAcagaaatgacaaaaaaaaggaaaaaattttcaagtcGCAAAGTATACAGGACAAATTCGAGATTAAG GTTGCAAAGCCTGGTATCTATTCCTTCTGCTACGCGAACcagaaaaatgcagaaataACAGTAATGTTCACTTTGAGAGTGAAAGAAAGCCATGATATGGTCGACATGGAGTTGGGTACAGCAGATgatgttgaaaaaataaataaccaAACATTCCAGTTGTATGAACAA TTTTTTGAAGTCTAtgaagaacaagaaaaaatgatggagACGGCAGACTTGTACAAGCAAtttaacgaaaaaatgaattcgaAATTGATTCTGTGGTCAGAAGTACAAATAATACTGCTAATTCTGCTAACTATAATTCATATATTCTACATAAAGTCCTTTTTCGACATAAAAACCATCGTCTAG
- a CDS encoding lipoate-protein ligase 1, putative — MKQRMNVALKRWYSSERTKNAKPLILISNNQNIHFNLSLENFLLNNYSDLLKYLNVNTVEKFDNPVLFLWRNNRSIIIGKNQNIWSECNLENIKEDNVLVARRFTGGGAVYHDLQNLCFTFLNNTLNTDNNFSIILKTLKRHFAIDAKKQGRNDITVNDRKCSGSAFKKIKNVFLHHGTIMVNLQKDVLQMYLTPDKIKYIKHGVSSVNARTMNLKEVNPNITCQNLCHALIKEFQAFYKNEVSEEGEESHTTTLNVEDYNDGNEGATSSEQLSMNLKEGEKNLENLVDNSSPISSHFNIHYIDTNESITKNPEFLKYFNLLKDWDWCYGKTPKFQNRLCKQFNFGKFEVFFNVSDGMIKDGNIFSDCLDVNLVEQLKLIFNNDVKYSKDSVASFLSGLQVDNKETLSEISEWILQEL; from the coding sequence ATGAAGCAACGAATGAATGTAGCCCTGAAAAGGTGGTATTCATCAGAAAGGACAAAGAACGCGAAACCACTAATCTTAATTTCGAATAATCaaaatatacattttaaTTTATCCTTAGAAAACTTCCTACTAAATAATTACAGCGACTTGTTGAAATacttaaatgtgaacacagttgaAAAGTTTGACAACCCTGTTCTGTTCTTATGGAGAAACAACAGATCCATTATTATTGGAAAAAACCAGAATATATGGAGCGAGTGCAAtttagaaaatataaaagaagaTAATGTTTTAGTGGCTCGTAGGTTTACAGGTGGAGGAGCAGTCTACCACGACCTGCAAAATCTttgtttcacatttttgaatAATACCCTAAATACAGATAATAATTTCTCCatcattttaaaaactttGAAAAGGCACTTCGCCATTGATGCGAAAAAACAGGGAAGAAACGACATAACTGTGAATGATCGAAAGTGCTCAGGTTCTGCatttaagaaaataaaaaatgtgttcctTCACCATGGAACTATAATGGTGAACCTTCAGAAGGATGTTCTACAAATGTATTTAACTCCGGATaagataaaatatataaagcaTGGTGTGTCTAGTGTTAATGCGAGGACTATGAACCTGAAGGAGGTAAATCCGAATATTACTTGTCAGAATTTATGTCATGCGCTGATTAAGGAATTTCAAgcgttttacaaaaatgaggtGTCCGAGGAGGGAGAAGAGAGCCACACTACTACGCTAAATGTAGAAGACTACAATGATGGGAATGAGGGTGCCACTTCATCCGAACAGCTTAGCATGAACCtcaaagaaggggaaaagaacctAGAGAACTTAGTCGACAACTCGTCCCCCATTTCAAGCCATTTTAATATTCATTACATAGACACAAATGAAAGCATTACGAAAAATCCAGAATttctaaaatattttaatctCCTAAAAGATTGGGATTGGTGCTATGGAAAAACTCCAAAATTTCAGAACCGATTATGTAAACAATtcaattttggaaaattcgaagttttttttaacgtatcTGATGGGATGATTAAggatggaaatattttttctgactGTTTGGACGTCAACTTAGTGGAACAGTTAAagttaatttttaataacGATGTTAAATATTCGAAGGACAGCGTggcttcttttttaagtGGTTTGCAAGTGGACAATAAGGAAACACTGTCGGAAATTTCAGAGTGGATTTTGCAGGAACTCTGA
- a CDS encoding pinin/SDK/MemA domain-containing protein, putative: protein MKSFLSEEDKLKLTIRKNYLERDAIKTKILNYLNRLSHLCSDDKDELNRRERQKRGFFEENSESFPEFKIEKRPKIEQDETTVTRNRRLLQVGLLEHLKKAKDALEQEKSNEKVIRQQMQNKRVEQKLQEEKKKFEKHQLDDIEKRIITHIKEIKNVDTHIKTDEAKLMKLTLINHYEKMKNFISTNCQPTIFWCPFKFNSKTEILQKETDNFIRKKIEAIKESNYDVDFEEEPWVVQFENLKEIVRRRNGQEGEATGVEDKVDHEEKADQEGDEAKKEGKENHSEDEEENNDEDEQNNGDDENKDEEDVENEDEENDDDKDDEDDEEVEEENYKDGEDDDEKEGTENEEEEENEERNENQVGKESSNGSHYTEEKEEDTEGTPKKSPSNDSEVNTSQNSNTCQERDNISNEDFYPDNAGDEDLKCREVSEANAEHDADRTGEQNGTDEPNETNETVELDEANAANVTNETNEANEANETNETVGDNDGVAVKKNARKRRGRPKKKRR from the exons ATGAAAAGCTTTTTATCGGAGGAAGATAAACTCAAGTTAACCATAAGAAAAAACTATTTAGAGAGAGATGCCATTAAAACGAAAATTTTGAATTACTTGAATAGGTTGTCACACCTGTGCTCAG atgACAAAGATGAGCTTAACAGAAGGGAAAGGCAGAAACGGGGGTTCTTCGAGGAAAACTCG GAGAGCTTCCCCGAATTCAAGATAGAGAAAAGg CCCAAGATAGAGCAGGATGAGACAACGGTGACGAGGAACAGGAGGCTTCTTCAAGTAGGACTCTTGGAGCACctgaaaaaagcaaaagatgcccttgaacaggaaaaaagtaaCGAGAAGGTCATCAGGCAACAAATGCAAAATAAGAGAGTGGAACAGAAAttacaagaagaaaagaaaaaatttgaaaaacacCAACTTGATGatatagaaaaaagaataattacACACattaaggaaataaaaaatgtagacacTCACATAAAAACAGACGAAGCAAAATTGATGAAATTAACTTTAATTAATCattacgaaaaaatgaaaaatttcatAAGTACGAATTGCCAGCCAACTATTTTTTGGTGCCCTTTTAAATTTAACTCTAAAACAGAAATTCTCCAAAAAGAGACCGACAATTttattaggaaaaaaatcgaaGCTATTAAAGAGTCGAATTATGATGTGGACTTTGAGGAAGAGCCCTGGGTAGTGCAGTTTGAAAACTTGAAGGAAATCGTGCGAAGACGCAACGGGCAAGAGGGAGAAGCGACTGGAGTGGAAGACAAGGTGGACCACGAGGAGAAAGCTGACCAGGAAGGTGATGAagcaaagaaggaaggaaaggaaaatcatAGCGAAGATGAGGAGGAGAACAATGACGAAGATGAGCAGAATAACGGAGACGATGAAAacaaggatgaagaagatgtaGAGAACGAAGATGAggaaaatgatgatgataaagACGACGAAGATGACGAGGAggtagaggaagaaaactATAAGGATGGAGAAGACgatgatgaaaaggaaggcaCGGAaaacgaggaagaagaggaaaatgaggaaagaaaCGAAAACCAGGTTGGAAAGGAATCCTCCAATGGAAGTCACTACActgaggagaaagaagaagatacgGAGGGCACCCCCAAGAAAAGCCCAAGTAACGACTCCGAGGTGAACACCTCACAAAACAGTAATACGTGCCAAGAAAGGGACAATATAAGCAACGAGGATTTTTACCCAGATAATGCCGGCGATGAGGACTTGAAATGTAGGGAGGTGAGCGAGGCAAACGCGGAACATGACGCGGATAGAACAGGTGAGCAAAACGGGACGGACGAGCCAAATGAGACGAACGAAACGGTTGAATTGGATGAAGCAAACGCGGCGAATGTGACAAACGAAACTAACGAAGCGAACGAAGCGAACGAGACGAATGAAACGGTCGGTGATAATGACGGGGTCGCGGTTAAGAAAAATGCCcggaaaagaaggggaaggccaaaaaaaaagaggaggtgA
- a CDS encoding KIR protein, with product MGPPAVMAQCDVNKLPSKRVYSKLSAGWACRFETRDKEDFTDTIKTNIWNALGVWNAGKSYLADRIYKAWCYTHGVMKTEFQVKKKDDRCRFFYFWLGDQLRTNFGEAHFESLMESIYSTLGTYKFDGRCDNPYPNTKLELFERAKELFDYYYDYTNLEKKDNQSKCPCKEAYGTLHQTARSSYGTVSSKCAQEWKESTYCEEFIKNPTNLNPKPLLKELTCAPGISKVEEESEDEDDRDDSFPIDSDLDKESKLNALPSRRNYYNMFDEGMTKCNEFTGWPNQIKAALEGDENVEEHVEEIAKGLCHAYETKKGENSDSEKLSQDYCDFFYFWVGDIFWNNLGKKSFKGIMEKIKDAVGKSTSDHGCSFRFKTKGLNYFFHSKILFDYYKDKDDMKSRLQQKGEEVVAKCDDPYYKYFMAAQRAYQYMNKKCPSTDKESTNNEWCDEFNKMYKECTNVGVGDDGKSHCKVAKTPLPPPEQCNSHSTPIAVDTTSSSSETGSVTPATVVGGTLATVGLPAIGFYLYKYTNVFDGIKKSLFGGSNTGGRNRGRGRRSTVRHTDHFNGFDSSTMGDGSTTLGGGGGGGGGSSTLGGSSTDVSTIYNDDDGGRRRRPSPPRGRAGANNRRPGNIHYYAT from the exons atggggCCACCGGCa GTAATGGCTCAATGTGATGTGAATAAATTACCCTCAAAGAGAGTATACAGTAAATTAAGTGCAGGTTGGGCGTGCCGCTTTGAGACTCGTGATAAAGAAGATTTCACGGACACTATAAAAACTAATATATGGAATGCTTTAGGAGTGTGGAATGCTGGGAAAAGCTATTTGGCCGATCGAATTTATAAGGCTTGGTGTTATACTCACGGAGTGATGAAAACGGAATTccaagtgaagaagaaggatgacCGTTGTagatttttctatttttggTTAGGGGACCAATTGAGGACGAACTTCGGGGAGGCTCACTTTGAGAGCCTCATGGAATCAATTTATAGCACACTAGGGACTTACAAGTTCGATGGACGGTGCGATAATCCATACCCTAACACGAAATTGGAACTTTTCGAACGGGCAAAGGAATTATTTGATTATTACTATGACTACACTAACTTAGAGAAGAAGGATAACCAAAGTAAATGTCCCTGTAAGGAAGCATATGGCACCCTCCACCAAACTGCCCGATCATCATATGGTACTGTAAGTAGTAAATGTGCCCAGGAGTGGAAGGAATCTACCTACTGTGAGGAATTTATAAAGAACCCTACTAATCTGAACCCGAAGCCGCTATTGAAGGAATTAACCTGTGCTCCAGGAATATCTAAGGTCGAAGAAGAATCGGAAGACGAAGACGATCGAGACGACTCCTTCCCAATAGACAGCGACCTTGACAAA GAAAGTAAATTGAATGCCTTACCTTCAAGGAGAAACTACTATAATATGTTCGATGAAGGCATGACTAAGTGTAACGAGTTCACGGGGTGGCCTAATCAAATCAAGGCTGCATTAGAGGGTGATGAAAATGTTGAGGAACACGTAGAAGAGATTGCAAAGGGCCTGTGTCATGCATATGAAAcgaagaagggggaaaattcAGATTCTGAGAAACTTAGTCAGGATTAttgcgattttttttatttttgggtGGGGGATATATTCTGGAATAATCTAGGTAAAAAATCGTTCAAGGGaattatggaaaaaattaaggatgCAGTAGGTAAAAGTACTTCTGATCATGGTTGTTCTTTCCGTTTTAAAACTAAGGggttaaattatttttttcacagtaaaattttattcGATTATTACAAAGACAAAGATGATATGAAATCTCGCTTACAGCAGAAGGGTGAGGAGGTTGTCGCAAAGTGTGATGATCCATATTATAAGTACTTTATGGCAGCACAACGTGCTTATcaatatatgaacaaaaaatgtcCATCGACAGATAAGGAGAGTACTAATAATGAGTGGTGCGATgaatttaataaaatgtaTAAGGAATGTACTAATGTTGGTGTAGGGGATGATGGAAAATCTCATTGTAAAGTGGCAAAGACACCACTACCACCACCAGAACAATGCAATAGTCACTCCACACCGATCGCAGTGGACACtacatcttcctcttcagaaACCGGTTCTGTAACACCTGCTACTGTGGTTGGTGGTACATTGGCAACAGTTGGATTACCAGCAATTGGTTTCTATTTATACAAA tatactaatgtatttgatggaataaaaaaatccctcTTTGGTGGCAGTAATAccggaggaaggaataggggaagaggaagaagatctaCCGTTCGACACACTGATCATTTTAATGGTTTTGATTCTTCTACAATGGGAGATGGTTCCACCACCctaggtggtggtggtggtggtggtggtggttcgtccaccttaggtggtagctccaccgatgtttctaccatctataatgatgatgatggaggACGACGACGTCGACCATCACCACCCAGAGGAAGGGCAGGAGCAAATAATAGAAGACCAGGAAATATACATTACTATGCTACGTaa
- a CDS encoding ubiquitin-like protein, putative, which translates to MDELTDICERSSSEEVHAVYIKGSNNFVKRVEYKEDESIRDVLTRNGILNGQDGFLYQIRSQLIDLDKTFAHYKICSGEIIYILPEPAPLPYLIYLFHQKSGKVHCIELSHMDAVDLLHKQVEKILQIKEENQILIYGGKCLNSKKTLKEEQMCRESLVTILDKRDIPEIENGADGV; encoded by the exons ATGGATGAACTTACTGACATATGCGAACGCAGCAGTAGCGAAGAAGTACATGCGGTCTACATAAAGGGTTCcaataattttgtaaaaagagTGGAGTATAAAGAAGATGAGAGTATTCGGGATGTCCTTACGCGCAATGGGATTCTTAATGGACAAGATGGTTTTCTATACCAAATTAGGAGCCAACTAATAGATCTTGATAAAACCTTTGCGCACTATAAAATTTGTTCAGGtgaaattatttatattttgccGGAACCTGCACCCCTGCCTTATTTGATTTATCTTTTCCATCAAAAGTCCGGGAAGGTGCAT TGCATCGAACTCAGTCACATGGATGCAGTCGACCTGCTACATAAAcaggtggagaaaattttgcaaataaaaGAGGAGAACCAGATACTGATATATGGGGGCAAGTGCCTGAACAGCAAGAAGACGttaaaggaggagcaaaTGTGTAGGGAGAGCCTAGTCACCATACTGGATAAAAGGGACATACCCGAGATAGAAAATGGGGCTGATGGGGTGTGA
- a CDS encoding general transcription factor IIH subunit 2, putative, protein MQKSQNFENETVLVEEVVRDFDKNEVFEEITAKFTWEQDVERSWNLLVENNGVLQHVSQENFEEKSKQKYKKNQVCALRKGIFRHIIILFDMSSSMKERDFKPDRINVVLECVENFLTNFFFKNPVGHVGVVALKNSSAKLIQPLTSNMEDIMNALVKERSMGLQGSPSLEQGLEIAHDLLVDIPLYGTKEILIMYGSIRTCDKKNILNILNLIVKNNMHVNCVSISPEMHILKHICEETNGVYKICMTKNALMNEMNNVTETPLWMIGMEPQLIHICFPIKKKISTQIMCSCHNHLNTDTYICNFCNSYTCKIPSKCKVCGMHLISMHDLSHITNNLQGSPLFIEIKNEKNGPSACVSCNKPLYDKVSQCSKCKNIFCLGCDLYIHEDLNQCPFCLILDT, encoded by the exons ATGCAGAAATCGCAAAATTTCGAAAATGAG ACCGTCCTAGTCGAAGAGGTTGTCCGAgattttgataaaaatgaagttttCGAGGAAATAACTGCCAAGTTTACCTGGGAGCAAG ATGTTGAGCGATCATGGAACCTCCTGGTGGAAAACAACGGCGTTCTACAGCACGTCAGCCAAGAGAactttgaagaaaaatctaaacaaaaatataaaaagaatcAAGTATGCGCTTTGAGGAAAGGAATATTCAG ACATATCATAATCCTGTTCGACATGTCCAGTAGCATGAAGGAGAGGGACTTCAAACCTGACCGGATAAACGTCGTCCTCGAGTGTGTGGAG AACTTCCTAAcgaatttcttcttcaagaATCCAGTGGGGCATGTGGGAGTGGTGGCCCTGAAAAACAGTTCCGCCAAATTAATCCAGCCCTTGACGTCCAACATGGAGGATATTATGAACGCACTGGTAAAGGAGAGGAGTATGGGTTTGCAAGGATCCCCGTCCCTAGAGCAGGGACTAGAAATTGCACACGACTTGTTGGTAGACATTCCACTCTACGGAACGAAGGAAATCCTAATAATGTATGGGTCGATAAGAAcatgtgataaaaaaaatattttaaatatacTAAACCTAAtagtaaaaaataacatgCATGTAAACTGCGTATCGATTTCTCCAGAAATGCATATACTTAAACATATCTGTGAAGAGACAAATGGGGTTTACAAAATATGCATGACAAAAAACGCACTCATGAACGAAATGAATAATGTTACGGAGACCCCTCTGTGGATGATTGGAATGGAACCTCAACTTATTCACATATGCTTTcctataaagaaaaaaattagcacgCAAATCATGTGTTCCTGCCACAACCATTTAAACACCGATACATATATTTGCAACTTCTGTAACAGCTACACTTGTAAGATACCATCCAAGTGTAAGGTCTGTGGGATGCATCTAATTTCGATGCACGACTTGTCTCACATTACGAACAACCTTCAGGGTTCTCCACTTTTTATTGAAATtaagaatgagaaaaatgggcCCAGCGCATGTGTTTCATGTAATAAGCCGCTCTACGATAAGGTGTCTCAATGCTCTAagtgcaaaaatattttctgccTGGGTTGCGACTTGTACATTCACGAAGACCTGAATCAGTGTCCTTTCTGCTTGATCCTCGATACATGA